The region TCATATAAATTTGAGAGATAACGATAAGCTTATTTTGGTTCCGCGCCACCCTGAGAGATTTGATGAAGCGGGTGAAATTTTGGCTAAATTTGCCCGCAATCACGGCTTTAGTTTTGAGATATTTTCAAAATCTAAAAATTTCAGCGCCAAATGCGTGGTTGTTGATACCATGGGCGAGCTTGTAAATATATACGCTATATCAGACATCGTGATCTTGGGTGGTAGTTTTGTGCCAAATGTCGGCGGACACAATCCGATCGAGGCGGCTCAGTTTGAAAATAGTATAATTACGGGAGAGTTTATATTTAACCAAAAGGCTCTTTTTGAACAAGTTGATGACGTTGTGTTTTCTAAAGCGGGGGATGTCGGCGATTTGCTTAAAAAAGAGCTAAAAAAGAGTAAAATCCGTTCGCTTGGAAGTGCGGATGAGATCATAAAAGACATTAAGGATAGTTGTGAAAGAGGAAAAAGCTTATAAACTCCTTGCTTTGCAAGAGGGAATTTCAAACAACGAAGCAAAGGAGCTCATAGATAGCGGATTAGTAAGCGCAAAGGGACAAAAAATCGTAGTTGCAAGAGCTATGATGAGTGTTGCTACTAAATTTAGCGTGCAGAAGATGCCAAAACCTAGCGTGATATTTGAAGATGAAAATTTAATCGCTATCAATAAGCCTGCGTTTTTGACATCGGAAAAAGTAAGTCAAATTTACAAATTTCCGCTTTTGCACCGTCTTGATAAAGAGACCAGCGGAGTGCTTTTGCTCGTTAAAAATGAGGAATTTCAAAAAAAAGCCATTGAGGAATTTAAACATCACCGAGTAAAAAAAGAGTATATCGCGATGGTTAAAGGAATTTTAAGCGAAGATGTAAGAGTCGATGAACCTATAATCACTCTTAAAAATAAAGGCGGAGCGTATTCGAAAATTTCAAAAGACGGGAAAGAGGCTGTTTCTATAATCTCACCTATCATGGTGGCAGGCAAAAAAAGCTTGGTGAGAGTTGAAATCCCAACAGGCAGAACGCATCAGATAAGAGTGCACCTAAATCATATCGGATTTGGTATAGTCGGCGATGAAAAATACGCTAAAAATAGATCAAAACGAATGTATTTGCATGCATATAAGATAGAAATTTTAGGATATAAATTTAGGGCGAATTTGGGAAGTGATTTTAATGATTTTGGCTTTGAGATAGGCAAGAATTTTGAAGTTTAAAGAGTGATAAAGCTAAAATTTAGTAAAATGCGTCCCTTATGTGTTTAAATTAATTATAAATAGGCAAAATTTTAGGCATTTTAAAGTGCTTAGGATAAGCCAAAAGCCATATTTGGCTAGCAAATAAAATTAAAAAAGGTAAAGTTGTGTTTGAACAAATCAGTGAATCTTTTCGTTTGGCCGTTAGTAAAATCAGATTTGTTGATGATGAAAAAGCGTTAAAAAACGCTCTTGATGTTCTTAAAAAAGCTCTTTTAAAAGCTGACGTTCATCACAAAGTTACTAAAGATTTGCTGACGCTAATTGAGGCTGATTTGAAACAAAGCAGTATAGGGCAAAAGCAGTTTTTGGACTCTATAAAATCAAATTTGACTAAAATTTTAACGGCTCCGGGAAATCAAGGATTTGTCTATGCACCTGTCGCCCCAACTGTGGTTTTGATGGCGGGACTTCAAGGTAGCGGTAAGACAACTACGACCGTAAAGCTTGCAAGCTATTTAAAGCTTAGAAAA is a window of Campylobacter sp. CCUG 57310 DNA encoding:
- a CDS encoding RluA family pseudouridine synthase → MKEEKAYKLLALQEGISNNEAKELIDSGLVSAKGQKIVVARAMMSVATKFSVQKMPKPSVIFEDENLIAINKPAFLTSEKVSQIYKFPLLHRLDKETSGVLLLVKNEEFQKKAIEEFKHHRVKKEYIAMVKGILSEDVRVDEPIITLKNKGGAYSKISKDGKEAVSIISPIMVAGKKSLVRVEIPTGRTHQIRVHLNHIGFGIVGDEKYAKNRSKRMYLHAYKIEILGYKFRANLGSDFNDFGFEIGKNFEV